Proteins encoded within one genomic window of Equus przewalskii isolate Varuska chromosome 3, EquPr2, whole genome shotgun sequence:
- the DNAAF1 gene encoding dynein axonemal assembly factor 1: MHPEVSEPVADGGAEQDCAQKPVVEPGGELGAEPGAEESAGDHGNAGQGDRKEETNDPKETNAGPSDTAYQNEQNQSGDSRSDGCLANQRDDKEDRGPRMTKSFLQKLCKQHKLYITPALNDTLYLHFKGFDRIENLEEYTGLRCLWLECNGIQKIENLEAQTELRCLFLQVNLLHKIENLDPLQKLDALNLSNNYIKTIENLSCLPVLNTLQMAHNHLETVEDIQHLKECLKLCVLDLSHNKLSDPEILSVLESMPNLRVLNLMGNPVIRQIPNYRRTVTVRLKHLTYLDDRPVFPKDRACAEAWARGGYTAEKEERQQWESREQKKIRDSIEALAMLKQQAEERRRQKASQEKGELPSDNVENMDAGKEGKEEPGEDGERRQKMELFVKESFEAKDELFPEESSLLEELPADVKGETEGPEPGGAPPAEAPTPAAVGAAWEESMPQIVAPAGASDTELNGAGDVGTLSLETEVQHFIDDLPDLEDVDTGEPLEDPDKKMCFPKITAISGLSDDSDSELDRTSLPLLEDASTDTLSNIFAISKDTSRKTELPFLDIVKAAAEGDLGMQRGDTKSSHPLVQELDDHGPSEPPPTPTTCQRDTSPPCTEDGDSDLLSASPPGNGTEKDEAQPETEPKELAEPEELAEPGAGADREDIEFGLD; this comes from the exons ATGCACCCCGAGGTCTCGGAGCCGGTGGCGGACGGGGGAGCGGAGCAGGACTGCGCGCAGAAGCCGGTTGTGGAGCCGGGCGGGGAGCTGGGCGCGGAGCCCGGCGCGGAGGAGTCGGCCGGTGACCACGGGAACGCAGGCCAAGGGGACCGCAAGGAAG AAACTAATGATCCTAAGGAAACAAATGCGGGTCCTTCTGACACAGCCTACCAAAATGAGCAGAATCAGAGTGGAGACAGCAGGTCAGACGGCTGCTTAGCAAACCAAAGAGATGACAAGGAAGATCGCGGCCCCAG AATGACTAAAAGTTTCCTGCAAAAACTCTGCAAGCAACACAAGCTGTACATTACCCCAGCACTGAATGACACGTTGTATTTACACTTTAAAG GTTTCGATCGCATCGAGAACTTGGAAGAGTACACGGGGCTGCGTTGTCTCTGGCTGGAGTGCAATGGAATACAGAAAATCGAGAACCTGGAGGCCCAGACGGAACTGCGCTGCCTCTTCCTGCAAGTGAACTTGCTTCACAAAATCGAGAACCTGGACCCTCTGCAGAAACTGGACGCTCTGAACCTCAGCAACAATTACATCAAGACCATCGAAAACCTCT CCTGTCTGCCAGTCCTGAACACGCTCCAGATGGCCCACAATCACTTAGAGACGGTGGAAGACATTCAGCATCTGAAGGAGTGTTTGAAACTCTGCGTCCTTGACCTTTCCCACAATAAGCTGAGCGATCCCGAGATCCTGAGTGTTCTGGAGAGCATGCCCAATTTG CGAGTACTGAATTTGATGGGAAACCCAGTTATTAGGCAGATTCCTAACTATCGAAGGACAGTCACTGTTCGACTGAAACACCTAACATACCTGGACGATAGACCAGTCTTCCCAAAGGACAG AGCTTGTGCAGAGGCCTGGGCTAGGGGAGGGTACAcagctgagaaagaagagagacagcagtgggagagcagagagcagaagaAGATCAGAGACAGCATCGAAGCCTTAGCGATGCTCAAGCAGCAGGCTGAGGAGAGAAGACGACAGAAAGCAAGCCAAGAGAAAG GGGAATTGCCATCTGACAACGTAGAGAACATGGATGCTGgtaaggaggggaaggaagagcctGGCGAGGATGGAGAGAGGCGGCAGAAAATGGAGTTGTTTGTCAAGGAAAGCTTCGAGGCCAAGGATGAACTCTTCCCGGAAGAGTCGAGTCTCCTGGAGGAGCTGCCTGCGGATGTCAAGGGAGAGACTGAAGGCCCAGAGCCAGGAGGGGCACCCCCAGCTGAGGCCCCTACGCCAGCAGCCGTCGGAGCTGCCTGGGAAG AATCGATGCCCCAGATCGTGGCCCCTGCGGGCGCCTCAGATACAGAACTCAATGGAGCTGGAGACGTGGGGACCCTCAGCCTGGAGACGGAGGTGCAGCACTTCATCGAC GATCTGCCTGACTTGGAAGATGTTGATACCGGCGAACCTTTGGAAGACCCAGACAAG aaGATGTGCTTTCCAAAGATTACAGCCATCTCGGGCTTGAGTGATGACAGTGACTCTGAGCTGGACCGCACCTCCCTCCCACTGCTGGAAGACGCGTCCACGGACACCCTGTCAAACATATTCGCGATCTCCAAGGACACCTCCAGGAAGACTGAGCTGCCCTTTCTGGACATAGTCAAAGCAGCAGCAGAGGGGGACTTGGGGATGCAACGCGGAGACACCAAGTCCTCACACCCACTGGTCCAGGAGCTTGATGACCACGGGCCTTCAGAGCCACCACCGACGCCCACGACCTGCCAAAGGGACACATCACCCCCTTGCACCGAGGACGGGGACAGTGACCTACTTTCAGCCTCTCCTCCAG GAAACGGCACTGAAAAGGATGAAGCGCAGCCTGAGACGGAGCCCAAGGAGCTGGCAGAGCCCGAGGAGCTGGCGGAGCCCGGGGCGGGAGCAGACCGGGAGGACATTGAATTTGGCTTGGACTGA
- the HSDL1 gene encoding inactive hydroxysteroid dehydrogenase-like protein 1 isoform X1, with protein sequence MESEAWAAADWPPEKTAASSRRPRSGREAAMAAVDSFYLLYREIARSCNCYMEALALVGAWYTARKSITVVCDFYSLVRLHFIPRLVSRADLIKQYGRWAVVSGATDGIGRAYAEELASRGLNIVLISRNQEKLQMVAKDIADTYKVETDIIVADFSSGREIYDPIREALKDKDIGILVNNVAVFYPYPQYFTQVSEDKLWDIINVNIAAASLMVHIVLPGMVERKKGAVVTISSGSCCKPTPQLAAFSASKAYLDHFSRALQYEYASKGIFVQSLIPFYVATNMTTPGSFLHKCPWLVPSPKVYAHHAVSTLGISKRTTGYWSHSIQFLFAQYMPEWLWVWGANILNRSLRKEALSCKA encoded by the exons ATGGAGAGCGAGGCCTGGGCTGCAGCCG ATTGGCCTCCAGAGAAGACAGCAGCGTCTTCCCGAAGGCCCAGGAGCGGCAGAGAG GCCGCCATGGCTGCCGTGGACAGCTTCTACCTCTTGTACAGGGAAATCGCCAGGTCCTGCAATTGCTACATGGAAGCTCTAGCCTTGGTTGGAGCCTGGTATACGGCCAGGAAGAGCATCACTGTCGTCTGTGACTTTTACAGCCTGGTCAGGCTGCATTTTATCCCTCGCCTGGTGAGCAGAGCAGATCTGATCAAGCAGTATGGAAGATGGGCAGTTGTGAGCG GCGCAACAGATGGGATTGGAAGGGCCTATGCAGAGGAGCTAGCAAGCCGTGGTCTCAACATCGTCCTGATTAGTCGGAACCAAGAGAAGTTGCAGATGGTTGCTAAGGACATAGCTGACACCTACAAAGTGGAAACCGATATTATAGTCGCGGACTTCAGCAGCGGCCGTGAGATCTACGACCCGATTCGAGAAGCCCTAAAAGACAAGGACATTGGCATCTTGGTAAACAACGTAGCGGTGTTTTATCCCTACCCCCAGTATTTTACTCAGGTCTCCGAGGACAAACTCTGGGACATCATCAATGTGAACATTGCTGCGGCCAGTTTGATGGTCCATATAGTGTTACCGGGAatggtggagagaaagaagggcgCGGTCGTCACTATCTCTTCCGGCTCCTGCTGCAAACCGACTCCCCAGCTGGCTGCATTTTCTGCTTCTAAG GCTTATTTAGACCACTTCAGCAGAGCGCTGCAGTATGAGTATGCTTCTAAAGGAATCTTTGTACAGAGTCTGATCCCCTTCTATGTGGCTACCAACATGACCACACCCGGCAGCTTCCTGCACAAGTGCCCGTGGCTGGTGCCTTCGCCAAAAGTATACGCACATCATGCTGTTTCTACCCTTGGCATTTCAAAAAGGACCACGGGATACTGGTCCCATTCTATCCAG tttctctttgcACAGTATATGCCTGAATGGCTCTGGGTGTGGGGAGCAAATATTCTCAATCGTTCTTTACGTAAGGAGGCCTTATCCTGCAAAGCATGA
- the HSDL1 gene encoding inactive hydroxysteroid dehydrogenase-like protein 1 isoform X2, which produces MAAVDSFYLLYREIARSCNCYMEALALVGAWYTARKSITVVCDFYSLVRLHFIPRLVSRADLIKQYGRWAVVSGATDGIGRAYAEELASRGLNIVLISRNQEKLQMVAKDIADTYKVETDIIVADFSSGREIYDPIREALKDKDIGILVNNVAVFYPYPQYFTQVSEDKLWDIINVNIAAASLMVHIVLPGMVERKKGAVVTISSGSCCKPTPQLAAFSASKAYLDHFSRALQYEYASKGIFVQSLIPFYVATNMTTPGSFLHKCPWLVPSPKVYAHHAVSTLGISKRTTGYWSHSIQFLFAQYMPEWLWVWGANILNRSLRKEALSCKA; this is translated from the exons ATGGCTGCCGTGGACAGCTTCTACCTCTTGTACAGGGAAATCGCCAGGTCCTGCAATTGCTACATGGAAGCTCTAGCCTTGGTTGGAGCCTGGTATACGGCCAGGAAGAGCATCACTGTCGTCTGTGACTTTTACAGCCTGGTCAGGCTGCATTTTATCCCTCGCCTGGTGAGCAGAGCAGATCTGATCAAGCAGTATGGAAGATGGGCAGTTGTGAGCG GCGCAACAGATGGGATTGGAAGGGCCTATGCAGAGGAGCTAGCAAGCCGTGGTCTCAACATCGTCCTGATTAGTCGGAACCAAGAGAAGTTGCAGATGGTTGCTAAGGACATAGCTGACACCTACAAAGTGGAAACCGATATTATAGTCGCGGACTTCAGCAGCGGCCGTGAGATCTACGACCCGATTCGAGAAGCCCTAAAAGACAAGGACATTGGCATCTTGGTAAACAACGTAGCGGTGTTTTATCCCTACCCCCAGTATTTTACTCAGGTCTCCGAGGACAAACTCTGGGACATCATCAATGTGAACATTGCTGCGGCCAGTTTGATGGTCCATATAGTGTTACCGGGAatggtggagagaaagaagggcgCGGTCGTCACTATCTCTTCCGGCTCCTGCTGCAAACCGACTCCCCAGCTGGCTGCATTTTCTGCTTCTAAG GCTTATTTAGACCACTTCAGCAGAGCGCTGCAGTATGAGTATGCTTCTAAAGGAATCTTTGTACAGAGTCTGATCCCCTTCTATGTGGCTACCAACATGACCACACCCGGCAGCTTCCTGCACAAGTGCCCGTGGCTGGTGCCTTCGCCAAAAGTATACGCACATCATGCTGTTTCTACCCTTGGCATTTCAAAAAGGACCACGGGATACTGGTCCCATTCTATCCAG tttctctttgcACAGTATATGCCTGAATGGCTCTGGGTGTGGGGAGCAAATATTCTCAATCGTTCTTTACGTAAGGAGGCCTTATCCTGCAAAGCATGA